CGTGACGACGATCTCGCCACCTGCATCGGCCTGCGGCCCGACCTGCCGCGCCATCACTATCTGAAGTTGGTCGCGAAGGCATCGCTGAGCGTGCGCAGGAAGCTCGAAGCCGCCAATCCGCAGCTCGCCAGCGAAGTGTCCAGCGTCGTCCAGGAAGCGGCCCAGCGCATCCGCGCGGCCGCCATGACCAAGCAGACCGAGATGGCGCGCGCGCTGGTGAAGTCGCTGCACGAGGACGGCCGCCTCAACGAATTCCAGGTCGCGACTTTCGCCGAGCAGGGCAAGTTCGACGAGACCAATGCCGGGCTCGCGGCCCTCGCGGGCGTCTCGGTCGAGAGCGCCGAGAACATGATGATCGAAAGCCGCACCGAGGGCGTGATGATCCTCGCCAAGGTCGCGGGCATGTCGTGGTCGAGCGTGCGCGCGATCATCGCCATGCGCGAAAAGCTGTCCGGCGGCTCGCAGACCGACGTGCTGACGCTGCGGGATACCTACGAGGCGCTGCGCAGCTCCACCGCGCAGCAGGTGCTGCGCTTCCAGCGCATGCAACAGAGCACGACGCCGGCGGCCTGAGCCGTCGCGCT
The DNA window shown above is from Bradyrhizobium sp. CB1650 and carries:
- a CDS encoding DUF2336 domain-containing protein, which encodes MRSKSAKPSENLLDELQAALSHGTVARRVETLRRVTDLFINNAVDYSDEHIRLYDDVFQCLVEQIETSAKALLAERLAPVGAAPPKIIRTLALDDIIDVAGPVLSKSERLDEATLLEIARSKSQAHLKAISLRRVLSDALTDVLVARGNDEVVQSTVGNPGARFSEKSLVDLVTRAERDDDLATCIGLRPDLPRHHYLKLVAKASLSVRRKLEAANPQLASEVSSVVQEAAQRIRAAAMTKQTEMARALVKSLHEDGRLNEFQVATFAEQGKFDETNAGLAALAGVSVESAENMMIESRTEGVMILAKVAGMSWSSVRAIIAMREKLSGGSQTDVLTLRDTYEALRSSTAQQVLRFQRMQQSTTPAA